From one Perca flavescens isolate YP-PL-M2 chromosome 19, PFLA_1.0, whole genome shotgun sequence genomic stretch:
- the LOC114545980 gene encoding mamu class II histocompatibility antigen, DR alpha chain-like, which produces MKMMKMMMVLSGLICVSADVLHQDLYILGCSDSDGEFMYGLDGEEMWYADFINQRGVEPHPSFIDHLTCPGCYEQAVTDQQICRGNLKNSRKGMKDFPVEHDPPSSPMVYTKESVELGEKNTLICYVTGFYPAPVIFSWTKNGENITEGSSTNVPYPNKDGSFYQFSRLEFIPQLGDIYSCTVNHLALDHPLTRIWDVEKTQPGIGPAVFCGLGLTVGLLGVAAGTFFLIKGNDCS; this is translated from the exons TTCTACATCAGGACCTTTATATCCTCGGCTGTTCAGACTCTGATGGAGAGTTTATGTATGGTCTGGATGGAGAAGAGATGTGGTACGCAGACTTCATCAACCAGAGAGGAGTGGAGCCTCATCCCAGTTTCATAGATCATCTTACCTGCCCAGGATGTTATGAACAAGCTGTGACTGATCAACAGATCTGCAGAGGGAACCTGAAGAATTCCCGTAAAGGCATGAAGGACTTCCCAGTGGAGCATG ATCCCCCATCCAGTCCGATGGTGTACACCAAAGAATCCGTGGAGCTCGGAGAGAAGAACACCCTCATCTGTTATGTGACTGGTTTCTATCCTGCTCCTGTCATCTTCTCCTGGACAAAGAACGGAGAGAACATCACCGAAGGAAGCAGCACCAACGTTCCCTACCCCAACAAAGATGGTTCCTTCTACCAGTTCTCCAGACTGGAGTTCATCCCACAGCTGGGAGACATCTACAGCTGTACAGTCAACCATCTGGCCCTGGACCACCCACTGACCAGAATCTGGG atgtggagaaGACTCAGCCCGGTATTGGACCAGCAGTTTTCTGTGGACTGGGTCTGACTGTCGGTCTGCTCGGTGTGGCTGCTGGAACCTTCTTCCTCATCAAAGGAAACGATTGCAGCTGA